The genomic window TTCACCTGACAGGGGATCTGAAGTAGTCAGAGCTCTGATTACCCTAGAACCGTCCAAAGGAGCATCATTGGTACCGGGTTTCTTCTTGATACCATAGATGTCATATAAGTTGGTCAATTCATTGGTTTCATAATTTTTTGTAGCTTTTTGGGCTACTCTGAATTCAATATCCGGAGGGAAAAGAGCTTTTACCTCTGGTTTTGCCAGCAAATCCAAAACTTTGGATTTATAGGCTTTGTCAACAACCCCCAAAACGGCTTCGCTGAAAGCAAAATTTTGCCCATTGCTTTGATTGGGAGAAAATATCTTGAAGAGTGGTCCAGCTTCTCGATTAGGATCATTGGCATCGGGGATCGTGTCCACTCCGGCCAATGTCGAATCAGTCACATTTCCTAGAGAATCGCGTTTGTAGTCGTAGCGATTTTGCAATCTGAATTTCGGCTTTGTTTCTGCAGCGGTATCACCTGCCATCATTGCCTTCAACTTGGTATCCGCATTGACGAAACCGTTGAAAACACCGGGATCCGAAATTCTGTAAACATCCCAGAATTCAAGTTTTGCAGAAGCTTGGAGATACTTTCTTGCTCGCTCAGGATTGTCAACACCCGGCAGTTCCACCACGATCATATCTCTTGCTTTATCCAGCGAGATATTCGGCTGTGTGGCACCAAACTTGTCTATTCTATCCTTGATTCTGGTAAAAGTCATATCGACCGTTTCATCTGCCAATGTTCGTATGGTAGCCTGTACGTCTGCGTCCGATGAATTAAAGGTAATTTTGTCTTTGAGTGTTGCAGATTTTGAGAACAGGGAAGCCAAGGATTTTCCAGTATTCAGTTTCTTATATTCACTGACAAATAATGTAATATAATCTGCCTGGCTGTTTTGCAATTGTTTTTCAGCATTATCTAAAGCCTGAATAAACTGAGGGTCTTTATTATTCCCGGATAGAGAAACCAACAAGTCCCTAAGATCTATCTGGAGCACACTACTCATACCACCTTTGAGGTCAAGACCCAAGGCCAATTGTTGCTTCTTTAAGTCCGTATACGTATAATCTTTGAGTAAGGGAACCTTAAGTATCTTCTCGGAGGAAATGGAATCCAAAAAATGCAACCTCGCTTGCTTTTCAGCCATATATTTTTGGTTTTCATCCTGTATCCCCGCACCTGCTAATTGAGCTGCTTCTTCTGCTTCCCTCTCTACTCTGAGTGTTGGTATATGAAAGAGCAATTGGATTAAACAGACTGCCAAAAGGGCATACAATATCCATTTTACTAGTCCTTTCTGTTCCATATTCTATTTAAAATGAAAAAAAATGATATGTTTTTTTAGAATCCGCAAATATAAGTCAAGAAAACCGATTAAGGCTTATTTATTAACAAATGTTTCGTTTTTCTGATAGAAGTAATAATAATTTGTAAGATACTGACTATTCATTTCATACATATAATTTTTTCTAACTATTTATTCTACCTTGTATTCTGTATTGAATTCTCAAACTAGTACTGATTGGTGCTTCTCTGAGCCCAGGACGAACTGAATATGTCTGATTGGTGAGGTTGTGGACATTCAACTGTATCTCCCACTTTTTAAATACCTTGGAGCATCTAGCACCCAGGATGATATATCCTTTATCGTGTTTTTCATGAAATTCTTTGACTCCCTGGATTATAGCTCCGGTCTCAAACAAATAATCCACCGCCGGAACATCCGCCGAATAGAGTAAATCCATTCCCAGCGACCAGCTATTGTATGTCAGTGTAATATCTCCTCTGGCAGTTTGTTTGGCTCTATACTTTAAGATATTGTATGAAGCACTACTTCCAATGACGTTTAACTGACCTCGAGTTGCAGTCGACCATTCGTTTATTGGTAACTGTCTGCCTGTGGTATCCCATTCCAGAAATTTTGGATTTATCCAGGTCATTCCTCCCAATATTGTACAAGTCAATGGTCCCAGCGGTCCTTGTGTCTGAAAGCTAAGCTCCTGGCCGGTAATCCTTGTATCTCCGACATTCTGAGACTGAAAAGAAAGTTGAAACTCCTCAAAGACCAAATTGAACTCCATCATATCTCTATACTCTTGCCAAAAAATGGAAGCATCAGCTACAGCTTTCCATGCACCAATCACAAAACCTTGCTTAAAACCGGCTTCTGCTGTTTGTCCCGTTTCTGAAGTAAGTTCAGGATTAGCTTTAATTTTCAATCCTCCTGCAGAAGTACTGATAAATTTTTCGGCAAGAGAAGGAAACCTGTAGGCTTGACCCCAGCTCGCTCTCAAATATCCTGCCTTATTGAGTTTGGCGTTGATACCAAAGCGAAATACAGGCTTGCTTTCAGAACTATGCGCATCAATGTTCTTGCCAGCAATCGAACTTGGGCCTTGAATTCCGAATCTTTCCCATCTCAAACCGGCGGATATGAGAATGTCCTTGAACATTCTCTTCTCGGCTTGCAAGAACATTGCTAAATTGGAAGTTTTAAAAATCGTATCACCATATAATGGCGCATCGACAAAGCTGCCCGCAGCGAAAATCCCTCCAACCATTTGCAAACCTATTGAATCCATTGTTTTAGAGCATTGATACTCCCCATAAACGTTTTGGCTTTTGTTCGATTGGTCATTGTCGTTCTGGTTTGTAATGGAATACCACCTCGATAATATCCTATGCCTGAACCCAGTCCGGGTAAAATAACTGATGCCGGGATCCACCGAAAATCTTAGTTTTTTGCTTGTACTATAGCTACCGACCTCCCCAACAAATGATCCCTCACCGTCCCAATAAAAATACGAAGTGCTCTCTCCTCGATTTGCGTTTAATCCGAGGGAACTTGTAAATCTGTCATTCCATCTTTTTTTTAGTGATAGATATGCTCTTGCATTTTCACTCGAGACCGACTCTAGAAAGGAATTTTTATCCGTCCAGGAAAGTGCCGCTGAAACATCAATATCTCCATATTTTTGGAGGTGGGTGATCTGGTGCTGTTGCTCAAATGGTATGCTTTTATTGTTCCACCATTGATTCGATCCCCTTGGTGAATGATATACCCGAACGTTCGTCTGCAGTGAAGTCACAGGATTGGATAGAGGAACTTGAGACCTGAAATGGATAATGCCATTCATTGCGGAAGACCCGTACAAAGCTGAAGAAGCTCCTTTTAGTATCTCAACCTGGCCTATTATTTCAACAGGGAGATCATCCCAATATGGCAAAGCTGCATCTGGTTGTAAAATGGGTAAATCATCCATCAATAGCTGGACCCTGCTTCCGGCTCCATAACTATAACCTGCACCTCCTCTGATCACCGGTTGTCCATCAATGATTTGAACACCGGGAACACGCTCTATCATATCCCTGACCGTGTTGGAGTTCCATTGGTCTCTTTGACGAGGTTTAAGGACATCTATACTTACTGTTGATTCTGCCAGAGGTTTTTCGAATTTTGATCCGGTAATGACGGATGTTTGAAGTGTCAAACTTTCTTCTTCCAAATAAATTACCAAATCCTGAATGATTTGATTGCTCCATGAGATGCTTATCGTTTTGTATCCCAAATAATTTGCATACAAGTCCTTGCCGGAATTGTCCATGGGAATTTCAAACCTTCCTTCGCGATTGGTAAAAACACCAGCTCCATCTTTATACGCTATAGCCACCCCTTCTAAGTTCTGGTTTGTATATTTATCCTTCACTACACCTCTGATTAGTTGTTGTGAAAACAAACTGAGGAGTCCGACAAAATGAAAAAAAAGCATTGCCAAACCGCACACTTTCAATTTATATGAAAACACTTTCTGCAT from Saprospiraceae bacterium includes these protein-coding regions:
- a CDS encoding TonB-dependent receptor, producing MQKVFSYKLKVCGLAMLFFHFVGLLSLFSQQLIRGVVKDKYTNQNLEGVAIAYKDGAGVFTNREGRFEIPMDNSGKDLYANYLGYKTISISWSNQIIQDLVIYLEEESLTLQTSVITGSKFEKPLAESTVSIDVLKPRQRDQWNSNTVRDMIERVPGVQIIDGQPVIRGGAGYSYGAGSRVQLLMDDLPILQPDAALPYWDDLPVEIIGQVEILKGASSALYGSSAMNGIIHFRSQVPLSNPVTSLQTNVRVYHSPRGSNQWWNNKSIPFEQQHQITHLQKYGDIDVSAALSWTDKNSFLESVSSENARAYLSLKKRWNDRFTSSLGLNANRGESTSYFYWDGEGSFVGEVGSYSTSKKLRFSVDPGISYFTRTGFRHRILSRWYSITNQNDNDQSNKSQNVYGEYQCSKTMDSIGLQMVGGIFAAGSFVDAPLYGDTIFKTSNLAMFLQAEKRMFKDILISAGLRWERFGIQGPSSIAGKNIDAHSSESKPVFRFGINAKLNKAGYLRASWGQAYRFPSLAEKFISTSAGGLKIKANPELTSETGQTAEAGFKQGFVIGAWKAVADASIFWQEYRDMMEFNLVFEEFQLSFQSQNVGDTRITGQELSFQTQGPLGPLTCTILGGMTWINPKFLEWDTTGRQLPINEWSTATRGQLNVIGSSASYNILKYRAKQTARGDITLTYNSWSLGMDLLYSADVPAVDYLFETGAIIQGVKEFHEKHDKGYIILGARCSKVFKKWEIQLNVHNLTNQTYSVRPGLREAPISTSLRIQYRIQGRINS